The genomic stretch ATCTAAAGGAGATGTAACTAGAATCTTTAATCATCCTAGAATTCACGTAAGTTCCGAAGGTAATTTAGTTTTTGTCGACTCAAAAAATGCATCAAAAAGAGAAAAAACACTAATGAATACTTATATTGCTCACATTAAAAATATGATTAAAGGAGTTACTCATGGACATCTTTACAAAATGAAAATTTGTTCAGGTCACTTCCCAATGACTGCAGCAGTAAGCGGTAAAAACTTTGTTGTTAAAAATTTTTTAGGAGAAAAAAATCCGAGAAAAATGCAAATTAAAGATGGTGCAAAAGTAAAAGTTGAAGGAGATCAAGTAATTATTGAAAGTACTAATAAAGAAATCTCTGGACAAGTAGCAGCAGATATTGAATTATTAACTCGTGTTGGAAATCGACGAGATATTAGAATTTTCCAAGATGGAATTTTCATAATTGAAAAAAGTGGAAAATCCATGTTAGAATAAATTAATCAAAATTAATAAAGATCAAAGTTTAATTATTATAAAAATAAAAAAATAAAATTATTAAAAAATCATTATTCAAGAAAAATGGCAGACAAAGAAACCCTACTCAAATTGAGAACAAAACTCAAGAGAAAAAAACCAACTTTCCTTAGACAGGATGCTCATAAAGCAATGAGAGTTGCAAAAAATTGGAGAAAACCAAGAGGACTTCAATCAAAAATGAGACTTCATAAAAAAGGTTATTGTAGATCAGTAGAAATGGGTTGGTCAAGTCCAAATGCTGTTCGAGGTCTTAGTCGTGAAGGATTAGAATTAGTAAATATCAGCACTATGGATTTGTTATTAAAATTAGATCCTAAAAATGATAAATTAATTATTAAAGCAACTGTTGGACTTAAGAAAAGATTAGAATTACTTAAAAAAGCAGTAGAATTAGGCTTTGCAGTTCATAATTATGTAAGCGTTGAAAAGTTTATTCAAGAAAAAGAAGACATGCTTAAGAAAAAGAAAGAAATAACCGAAAAGAAAAAAACTGAGCGAAGCGGTAAACGAGCAGCAGCAAAAAAAGACGCAGAAAAAAAGAAAAAAGATGCTGAGAAAAAAGATGCTGAAAAAGCTGGCGAAGAAAAAGTTGACGATAATAAAAAAGAAAAAAAAGAACAAGATAAAGTATTAATTTCAAAAAAAACTCAGTAAATGCATAATATAATAATACTATAATAATATTAAAATAAAAAAAATATTAAATTAAAATAACTAAGAAAAATGAACCTAACATTACAAAAAAAACTTGCAGCAATTGTATTAAAGTGCTCTAAGAAAAAAATCTGGTGTGATCCGGAAGGAATTAAAGAGATTAAAGAATCTATTACTAAAGATGATGTTAGAAAAGCAATTAGTGCAGGTTCTATTCGAGCTAAACCTAAAAGAGGAATTAGTCAAGGAAGAACTAGAAAACAAAAAATCCAAAAAAGTAAAGGTCTTAGAAAAGGAGCGGGAAGTAGAAAAGGAAAACCAACTTCTCGAGAACCAAAAAAAGTAAGTTGGATGAAAAAAATTAGATTACAAAGATTATTTATTAAAGAATTAAAAACAAAAGGATATTTGACTCCTACTAATTATAGAATGTTATACTTAAAAACAAAAGGTGGCTTTTTTAGAAGTAAACGACACATCAAACTATATCTTGATGAGCATAAATTAGCAATACCAAAAAAATAAAATTAAAAAAATTATAATTGAAAATGAAAAAAGCACAAAACACTCGATCAGTCCCCTTTCGTAGAAAAAGGGAAGGAAGAACCGACTATAAGAAAAGATTAGCTATGCTAAAAAGTGGTAAGGCTAGACTTGTAGTTAGAAAAACACTAAAAAATATTTATGCTCAAATTATTAAATATGATGCTAAAGGTGATATTATTATTGCAAGTGCATGTTCTGAACAATTAAGAAAACTTGGTTGGAAAATGAATGCGTCTAATGTATCTGCAGCTTATTTAGTTGGGTATATGGTCGGTAAAAATGCACAAGAAAAAAAAGTATCTGAAGCAATTCTTGATTTAGGTTTACAAACTACTTTTGGAAAATCAAAATTATACGCAGTATTAAAAGGTGCGGTAGATGCAGGATTAAAGGTTCCATATTCTGATAAAGTATTACCGTCTCAAGATCGAATTGAAGGAAAACATATTGAAATTTATGCTAATTTATTAAAAGAAGATAAAGTAAAATATGAAAAACAATTTTCAAAATATTTAAAACAAAATGTTAAACCTGAAGAAGCTTCAAAACATTTTGAAGAAATTAAAAAGAAATTATGATAATTATAAAATTAAATTTTAAGTGATTAATAATCTTAAACCAATTTTGGATAAAAAATGGCAAAACAAGACAAAACAAAAACTGAAACAAAAAAAGACGCGCCTGAAGTAAAAACAGAAGTAGCAGAAGCACCAGTAGCAGAAGCAATTCCGGTAGTTGAAGGTGAAGCAGTTTCTTTAGCGACTGAAGCTGATGGAAAAGTTAAAGAAGAACCTGGTGAAGAAAAACCTCGATTTGTTTCAAACTTTGATTCTGACTCTTGGAGTCCAAAAACCGAACTTGGTAAATCAGTTAAAGATGGAAGCATCACGGATATTAATCAAGTATTAGATATTGGGAAAAAAATATTAGAACATCAAATTATTGACATATTAGTTCCAACATTAGAATCAGATTTATTATTAATAGGACAATCAAAAGGTAAGTTTGGAGGCGGTCAACGACGAGCATTCAAACAAACCCAGAAAAAAACAAGAGAAGGGAATAAACCAAGTTTTTCAACAATGGCAGTAGTTGGAGATCACAACGGTCATGTTGGAGTAGGATTTGGGAAAAGTAGAGAAACTGTTCCTGCAAGAGAAAAAGCATTTAGAAAAGCAAAACTTGCAATTGTTAAAATTAGAAGAGGCTGTGGAAGTTGGCAATGTAATTGTAACGACGCACACAGTATTCCATTTAAAGTTGAAGGAAAATGTGGATCCGTAATTGTAGTGCTTATGCCTGCACCAAAAGGAACTGGACTTTGTGCGGGAGGAGAGATTGCAAAAATCTTAAAACTTGCAGGAATTGAAGATGTATGGTCAAAAACATTTGGTAAAACAACATCTCGAATAAACACAATCAAAGCAACACATGCTGCATTACAACAATTAATGAAAACTAAAGTTAAAGAAGGACATTATGCAAAGCTTAACATTGCAGAATAATTATATTTCATAAATAATTCATATTTAATAAGTTAATAAAATTAAAAAAATGGCAGAAGAAAAACAAACAACAAATCCTGAAGCAAAAGTTGCAGAAAAGATTGTAGAAAAAGAATCAAAACCAACAGTTGCTGCTGGATCCAGTAAACCAATTAAACAATTAGTTGTAATTAGACTAAGAAGTATGATTCGTGCAACTGGTGATTTAAGACATGCAAATATGATTTTAGGATTAAATAGAAAAAACGCTGCAAAACTTGTTAATGACACTCCAAGTATGAGAGGAATGTTACAAAAACTTAAAGATTATATTACTTATGGTGAAATTGATTCAGAAACATTAAAATTATTGAAATCAACAAGAGCTGAAGTAGCATCAGACGGAACTGAAAAAAATTGTTATCGTTTACATCCTCCAAGAGGTGGTTTTGAGCGAAAAGGAACTAAAAAACCGTTTGGAATTGGTGGTGCTGCTGGCGATCGAAAAGAAAAAATTAATGATTTATTAAAACGGATGATTGATTTATAATTATGCTTAATAGAGGCTAAAATGGTTGTTAACAAAAGAAAAAAAGACACGCGACAAAGAGCTGGAACTACTCATGGTTATGGTTCAATGAAAAAGAATAGAGGCGCTGGTCATAGAGGTGGACGAGGTAATGCTGGTTCTGGAAAACGTGGAGACGCGAAAAAACCAAGATACTGGAAAAGTAAATACTTTGGAAAATCTGGATTTCATTCAGTACTTCGTAAAAATATTGTTGCAATCAACTTAAGATCACTAGAATTATCCTTAGAAAAATTTGTTTCTACTGGAATAATTGCAAAAAAAGGCGAAACATACACTATTGATTTGAATAAACTCGGATACAATAAACTTTTAGGAACTGGAAAAGCAACTAAAAAATTAAATATTACTGTGGACTATTGTAGTGCTAAAGCGCAACAAAAAGTGGAAGACGCAGGGGGAAAATTAGAAATTCTTGAACAATCTGTTCTTGAAAGCGCATCTGAGAGTAATTCGCCTGAAAAATCTGCTGAGGCCTCTGAAGAATGAGTTTATACAAAAAAATAGTTTATAATTTACCTGAAGTTGAAGGACCAACTCAAAAAAGACTTTCTTTTAAAGAGAAACTTAAATGGACATTAATTATACTTGTAGTTTTCTTTGTAATGGGACTAGTACCTTTATTTGGACTAGGACAAAATGCATTACAACAATTTGAATTTTTATCAATAATTCTTGGAGCAAGTTTTGGATCAATCATAAGTTTGGGAATTGGACCAATTGTTACAGGATCAATTGTATTACAGTTACTAAATGGTTCGGGAATAGTAAAATTTGATTTGAACTCTGTTGAAGGAAAAAAACTATTTCAAGGAACACAAAAAGTAATGTCAATATTCTTTATTATATTTGAAGCTGCAATTTATGTATTCATGGGCGGTCTTGCACCACCTGCAGAACTTGCTGGAACTGCGGCTTTTTTTAATTTTGAATTAATGTTAGTATTTCAATTAATTTTAGGTGGAATCTTAATTTTATTTATGGATGAAGTAGTAAGTAAATGGGGTTTTGGAAGTGGAGTAAGTTTATTTATCGCTGCAGGAGTATCTCAGTCTATATTTATTCGAGCATTATCCTTCTTGCCAAGTCCTACTAATCCTGAAATTGCAACGGGAGCAATTCCTGCATTATTTCAAAGTCTTGCTGCGGGAGATCCACAAACTGCTGGACTTATGCTTGCAGCAGTAGTATCAACAATACTAGTATTCGTTCTTTCAGTATATTCACAAGCAATGAAAGTTGAAATTCCATTAAGTTTTGGAAGAGTAAGAGGTCATGGAATTCGTTGGCCACTAAGTTTTATTTATACTTCAAACATCCCTGTAATTTTAGTTGCAGCACTTATGGCAAACGTGCAATTATTTGCGAGATTATTACAAAATTGGGGACATCCAATTCTTGGAGAATTCGTTGGAAACACTCCTTCAAGTGGACTTATTTATTGGTTATACGCACCAAACATAATTGAACGAATAATTCAAGGAAATTTAACTTGGGTGAATATTGGTCAAGCATCAGTATATATTTTATTCATGATTGGTGGTTGTGTATTATTCAGTATATTTTGGGTTCAAACTAGTGGGATGGACTCTAGATCACAAGCAAAAAATATTATGTCTAGTGGACTACAAATTCCAGGTTTTAGAAAAGATCAAAGAATTCTAGAAAGATTACTCGACAGATATATTGGTCCATTAACAATTATGGGTGCGATTGCAGTTGGAATACTTGCCGCAGTAGCAGATTTAAGCGGAGCGCTTGGAAATGGAACTGGAATTTTACTGGCAGTAATGATTGTTTACAAATTATATGAAGAAATTGCAAAACAACACATGATGGATATGCATCCCATGATGCGAAAATTCATGGAATAAGTTAGTTTTTTATTTTTTTTATAATTTTTCAAATTTTTATTTTTCAAATTTGTAAAGATTTTTTTTAAGTATTTTTTAAATTTATATTACAGTTGTAATTAATCAAAAAAAAATGGTATTTGAAAATTTATTGGATCCAGTATTTGCGCCATTATTAAATATTAATTCATTAGTCTCAGTTATAATTCTAGCTTTTATTATTTCAATTTTAATAACTCTGGTATACAAATATGTTACTGACCAGA from Candidatus Woesearchaeota archaeon encodes the following:
- a CDS encoding 50S ribosomal protein L6, with protein sequence MRADIKEEIEIPQGVTITVDGTNVIVKGSKGDVTRIFNHPRIHVSSEGNLVFVDSKNASKREKTLMNTYIAHIKNMIKGVTHGHLYKMKICSGHFPMTAAVSGKNFVVKNFLGEKNPRKMQIKDGAKVKVEGDQVIIESTNKEISGQVAADIELLTRVGNRRDIRIFQDGIFIIEKSGKSMLE
- a CDS encoding 50S ribosomal protein L32e, which gives rise to MADKETLLKLRTKLKRKKPTFLRQDAHKAMRVAKNWRKPRGLQSKMRLHKKGYCRSVEMGWSSPNAVRGLSREGLELVNISTMDLLLKLDPKNDKLIIKATVGLKKRLELLKKAVELGFAVHNYVSVEKFIQEKEDMLKKKKEITEKKKTERSGKRAAAKKDAEKKKKDAEKKDAEKAGEEKVDDNKKEKKEQDKVLISKKTQ
- a CDS encoding 50S ribosomal protein L19e — encoded protein: MNLTLQKKLAAIVLKCSKKKIWCDPEGIKEIKESITKDDVRKAISAGSIRAKPKRGISQGRTRKQKIQKSKGLRKGAGSRKGKPTSREPKKVSWMKKIRLQRLFIKELKTKGYLTPTNYRMLYLKTKGGFFRSKRHIKLYLDEHKLAIPKK
- a CDS encoding 50S ribosomal protein L18, with amino-acid sequence MKKAQNTRSVPFRRKREGRTDYKKRLAMLKSGKARLVVRKTLKNIYAQIIKYDAKGDIIIASACSEQLRKLGWKMNASNVSAAYLVGYMVGKNAQEKKVSEAILDLGLQTTFGKSKLYAVLKGAVDAGLKVPYSDKVLPSQDRIEGKHIEIYANLLKEDKVKYEKQFSKYLKQNVKPEEASKHFEEIKKKL
- a CDS encoding 30S ribosomal protein S5, which encodes MAKQDKTKTETKKDAPEVKTEVAEAPVAEAIPVVEGEAVSLATEADGKVKEEPGEEKPRFVSNFDSDSWSPKTELGKSVKDGSITDINQVLDIGKKILEHQIIDILVPTLESDLLLIGQSKGKFGGGQRRAFKQTQKKTREGNKPSFSTMAVVGDHNGHVGVGFGKSRETVPAREKAFRKAKLAIVKIRRGCGSWQCNCNDAHSIPFKVEGKCGSVIVVLMPAPKGTGLCAGGEIAKILKLAGIEDVWSKTFGKTTSRINTIKATHAALQQLMKTKVKEGHYAKLNIAE
- the rpl30p gene encoding 50S ribosomal protein L30 (L30 binds domain II of the 23S rRNA and the 5S rRNA; similar to eukaryotic protein L7), with product MKQLVVIRLRSMIRATGDLRHANMILGLNRKNAAKLVNDTPSMRGMLQKLKDYITYGEIDSETLKLLKSTRAEVASDGTEKNCYRLHPPRGGFERKGTKKPFGIGGAAGDRKEKINDLLKRMIDL
- a CDS encoding 50S ribosomal protein L15; amino-acid sequence: MVVNKRKKDTRQRAGTTHGYGSMKKNRGAGHRGGRGNAGSGKRGDAKKPRYWKSKYFGKSGFHSVLRKNIVAINLRSLELSLEKFVSTGIIAKKGETYTIDLNKLGYNKLLGTGKATKKLNITVDYCSAKAQQKVEDAGGKLEILEQSVLESASESNSPEKSAEASEE
- the secY gene encoding preprotein translocase subunit SecY, yielding MSLYKKIVYNLPEVEGPTQKRLSFKEKLKWTLIILVVFFVMGLVPLFGLGQNALQQFEFLSIILGASFGSIISLGIGPIVTGSIVLQLLNGSGIVKFDLNSVEGKKLFQGTQKVMSIFFIIFEAAIYVFMGGLAPPAELAGTAAFFNFELMLVFQLILGGILILFMDEVVSKWGFGSGVSLFIAAGVSQSIFIRALSFLPSPTNPEIATGAIPALFQSLAAGDPQTAGLMLAAVVSTILVFVLSVYSQAMKVEIPLSFGRVRGHGIRWPLSFIYTSNIPVILVAALMANVQLFARLLQNWGHPILGEFVGNTPSSGLIYWLYAPNIIERIIQGNLTWVNIGQASVYILFMIGGCVLFSIFWVQTSGMDSRSQAKNIMSSGLQIPGFRKDQRILERLLDRYIGPLTIMGAIAVGILAAVADLSGALGNGTGILLAVMIVYKLYEEIAKQHMMDMHPMMRKFME